CGTTGTGGTGATCGGGTTCCTCAACGCGGCGACGGCGTGGAAGCCGCTGGTGGTCTTCGCGCCGCTGCTCCCCTTCGCGCTCTGGGCCGGCTTCGTCATCCGCAGGGCGCGCGCGGTGAACCTCGGCGACTGGGGATAGGCGAAGGCGCGATCAGCCGGAGCTGCCGAGCTGCGTCACCAGGATGCCGGCCACGATCAGCAGCGCGCCGAGCCAGAAGATCGGGCGGATCGCATCGCCATAGACGGCGCGCGACGCCAGCGGAACCAGGACGACGCCCAGCGCGACATAGGGATAGGCCCGGCTGAGCGGCACGCGCGAGAGGATCCAGATCCAGATCAGCGTCGCGATGCCGTAAAGCGCGAGCGCCGCGTAGAGCGCCGGCGCGCGCAGCAGCACGGGCACGCCGCTGGCCAGGGAATGGCCGCGCAGGTCCAGCCCCACCTTGCGGAACAGGAGCTGGCCGCTCGCCATCAGCAGCGTGAACAGCAGCAGAATCAGGTTATCGATCACCTTCGTCCTCGCCTGCGGACAGAAACGGGTGGAGCGCGCGCCGCGGCACCGACAGAATGTCGTAATTGATGAAGGACAGGATCATCTGCAGTCCGGCGATGATGGGCAGCGCGCTCAGCATGACCGTGCCCGAACTGGTGATGATGCCGCGGGAGGCGTTGATGGCCCAGTTCCACGCGCCGAAGATCACGCCGAACACCAGGATCAGCGCACCGAATGCCAGTTCGAGCGTGGCGATCGAGAAGTCGCGCAGGACGTAGTTGTAGACGATCCGCTTGGCGAAGTTGCGCGCATGCCCGGCAAGGAAGGCGGGAATCACGCGGAATATCCGCAGATGGCTGCGCTCCTCGCCATAAACCGCCGTCATCGGGATATCGATCACCGCCGCCCTGATCGTGCCGAGCCGGAACAGCAGGTCGGATTCGAAGAAATAGCGCGGGGCGATGCGCTCCAGCGGAAGCTGCGCCAGCGTTCGCGCATGGACCGCGGTGTAGCCGTTGGTCGGGTCGAAGATGTTCCAGTAGCCGGACGAGAGCTTGGTCATGAACGACAGCACCGCATTGCCGGCGAGCCGCACCGCCGGCATCGACCGCACGTCCTCGGGATTGAAGAAGCGGTTGCCCTTCGCGTAGTCGGCGGTTCCATCGAGGATCGGCCGCACGAAGCGGGGCAGCAGGCGCGGGTCCATCTGGCCGTCGCCGTCGATCTTCACGAGAATGTCGCAGCCATCCGCCATGGCCTGACGGTAGCCGGTGATGGTCGCGAGGCCGACCCCGCCATTATCCTGGCGGCGGATGACCCTCACCCGCGCATCGGCGCAATGCGCCTGCACGAAATCCCCCGACCGGTCGGGGCAGCGGTCGTCGACGACATAGATCGCCGCAACCTCGGGGCCGATCCGCGCCAGCACGTCGAGGATATGCGCGGTCACGCGATAGCTCGGAATGACGACGGCGATCCGCGCCACCCGCGGCGGCGGCGGGCCCGGCGAGCGCGACCGGAGCGGCTCCTGCGGCCAGTTGTCCATCATGCCGGATCTCGTGGAGTGTGGGCCACGGGATGCCGCCTACCAGAACCTGTGCCGGATCACCGCCGGCAGCACGGCGATGTCGACGGCCGACAGGATCAGGACCGGGGCGACCAGGACGAACCCGAGCGCGGCCGAGAGCGGCGCCGGCAGGGCGGATGCCCGCCATCGCGGCGACGGGCGCGGAACCAGCAGCGGAACGAAGGGAACCAGCGGCAGGAAATACCGCCCCTGGACGCCCATGAGCATCGTCGCGCCGACCGGCGTCCATGACACATACAGCGACAGGCAGACCGCGATCACGCTGGCCAGCACGAGCGACAGGGTGAAGCCGCCATCGGGCAGCGTCCAGCGCCGCGCCCCGCGGCGCTGCATGAGCGGCACGGCGCAGCAGGCCAGCAGCAGGGCGACCAGCCAGGCCTCGCGCAGCCAGGATGGAATCGGAACGTTCAGCCAGCCGAGATCACCGATGAACTCGGCCACCAGCACATTGAAATAGGTCTCGACATAGCGGACCGGTATCGCCACGATCTGCGCCGGGTGGGCGAGCAGGACATGCAGGTTCGCCATCACGTCGATGCTGTCGAACATCTGGCCGGGACGGCCGGGCCAGAGCGGTCCGGCCGGGTAGGGCGTGACGTCGCGCGGCACGAAGCTCGTCCGCATCATCACGGCAAGCCAGATCGTGGCGGGAATCCCGCACAGCCCGGCCGCGACGAGCCGCCGCCACAGGCCGCGCTCCATCACCGGCATCGCGGCGCAGAACACCAGCAGGCCATAGGGCGGCTTCGAGCAGACCATGATCGCGAGCAGCCCCGCCGCCAGCCAGCGGAACGCCGGCCGCGTGGCCGGGTCGTGGGTGAGCAGGGCGCCGGCGAGCGCGCAGGTGGCGATGATCATGCCGTCCTGGTTGAAGGACGCCGCGAGCGAAACCGTCATCGGCAGGCTGAGCAGCGCGAACAGCAGCACCGCGCCGAACCGCGCGATGAACAGGGCGAGCGCGCCCAGCGTGAGATAACCCAGCAGCATGAAGACGCGGCCGAGATAAAGCGCGCCGAGCGGACGCAGCCCGATCAGCCGCCCCGCCGCGATCCCCAGCGCGCCGGGCATGTACAGCACCGGGAGATATTCGATGCTCCCGCTCGCCACGAAATAGACGGGCGGGCCGGAAGACCAGGGTATCGCCGCCGCCCTGGCGCGGTCCGCCGGGGTCAGGAGCCGATGCCGGAGCGGGCGGAATTCCGACAGGCTGGCGCGGAGGACCCCGTCATTCACGAAAAGACCCGAGACCTGCGTATGGCCGATGACCGCACGGTGACCAAGAATGTCGAAATCGAGCAGCCCGGCGGCCCGGGCGATATGCGACGGCTCGTCCGCCACCTCGCCCATCGGGGTCGCATAGACCAGGCGCAATCCGCACCAGCCGCTGAGAAACACGAATGTCGCGACAAGGAACAAACGGCGGGCGTCGGGCCGCGACGAACCGAAATCGATCCGCATGCGGAAGACATGGCCCGGCAACAGGTCCGGCATCTCGAACTCCAAATATCTTCGGGCCCGCCTGGCGCCGGCCGTCGTGAAATGGCGGAGTGGCTTTCCGCGGTAACGTTAATGCAAATGACAATACCAGCCGATTGGGCAGAATGGCAAACGGTCCGTCAGTAGCGCGGAAACCCCCGAATC
This genomic interval from Acidiphilium multivorum AIU301 contains the following:
- a CDS encoding EamA family transporter; amino-acid sequence: MIDNLILLLFTLLMASGQLLFRKVGLDLRGHSLASGVPVLLRAPALYAALALYGIATLIWIWILSRVPLSRAYPYVALGVVLVPLASRAVYGDAIRPIFWLGALLIVAGILVTQLGSSG
- a CDS encoding glycosyltransferase family 2 protein; translated protein: MMDNWPQEPLRSRSPGPPPPRVARIAVVIPSYRVTAHILDVLARIGPEVAAIYVVDDRCPDRSGDFVQAHCADARVRVIRRQDNGGVGLATITGYRQAMADGCDILVKIDGDGQMDPRLLPRFVRPILDGTADYAKGNRFFNPEDVRSMPAVRLAGNAVLSFMTKLSSGYWNIFDPTNGYTAVHARTLAQLPLERIAPRYFFESDLLFRLGTIRAAVIDIPMTAVYGEERSHLRIFRVIPAFLAGHARNFAKRIVYNYVLRDFSIATLELAFGALILVFGVIFGAWNWAINASRGIITSSGTVMLSALPIIAGLQMILSFINYDILSVPRRALHPFLSAGEDEGDR
- a CDS encoding DUF2142 domain-containing protein; translation: MPDLLPGHVFRMRIDFGSSRPDARRLFLVATFVFLSGWCGLRLVYATPMGEVADEPSHIARAAGLLDFDILGHRAVIGHTQVSGLFVNDGVLRASLSEFRPLRHRLLTPADRARAAAIPWSSGPPVYFVASGSIEYLPVLYMPGALGIAAGRLIGLRPLGALYLGRVFMLLGYLTLGALALFIARFGAVLLFALLSLPMTVSLAASFNQDGMIIATCALAGALLTHDPATRPAFRWLAAGLLAIMVCSKPPYGLLVFCAAMPVMERGLWRRLVAAGLCGIPATIWLAVMMRTSFVPRDVTPYPAGPLWPGRPGQMFDSIDVMANLHVLLAHPAQIVAIPVRYVETYFNVLVAEFIGDLGWLNVPIPSWLREAWLVALLLACCAVPLMQRRGARRWTLPDGGFTLSLVLASVIAVCLSLYVSWTPVGATMLMGVQGRYFLPLVPFVPLLVPRPSPRWRASALPAPLSAALGFVLVAPVLILSAVDIAVLPAVIRHRFW